One window from the genome of Clostridiales bacterium encodes:
- the surE gene encoding 5'/3'-nucleotidase SurE produces MRILFTNDDGYNSHGLHAVADLFKDEHEIAVVAPDTQKSGFSHSFTMKPHTLTCREIKGYGYKVYAVGGTPVDCVKLACTTIFKAPDLVISGINNGENLGSDVMYSGTVSAASEGVFLGSRAIALSLDNNKAAVDSEFDACAAIFKANFEKIISLDIPKKTVLNINFPKSSPKGVRVEKMNTQVTFMDLYDLSPDEIYRLGGYRCLDNLDKASDEWLCHNGYITITPLVIDRTDYGTLNKIKDIKFKL; encoded by the coding sequence ATGAGAATACTGTTTACTAACGACGACGGCTACAATTCGCACGGATTGCACGCCGTCGCCGATTTGTTTAAGGACGAACACGAAATAGCCGTTGTTGCGCCCGATACGCAAAAGTCGGGCTTTTCGCATTCGTTTACCATGAAGCCGCATACCCTTACTTGCAGGGAAATAAAAGGCTACGGGTATAAGGTTTACGCTGTCGGCGGGACTCCCGTCGATTGCGTTAAGCTTGCGTGTACTACTATTTTCAAAGCGCCCGATCTTGTTATATCCGGCATAAACAACGGAGAAAATCTGGGAAGCGACGTTATGTATTCGGGTACGGTGTCGGCTGCGAGCGAAGGCGTGTTTTTGGGCAGTCGCGCGATCGCGTTGTCGCTTGATAACAATAAAGCCGCCGTCGACAGTGAATTCGACGCCTGCGCCGCTATATTCAAGGCTAATTTCGAAAAGATCATTTCGCTCGACATCCCCAAGAAAACGGTACTTAATATTAACTTCCCGAAAAGTTCGCCTAAGGGCGTGCGCGTAGAGAAGATGAATACGCAAGTTACCTTTATGGACTTGTACGATTTATCGCCCGACGAGATATATCGGCTCGGCGGATACCGCTGTCTTGACAATCTCGATAAAGCAAGCGACGAATGGCTGTGTCATAACGGGTATATAACTATAACTCCGCTGGTGATCGATCGCACCGATTACGGTACGCTGAATAAAATAAAAGATATCAAATTCAAATTATGA
- a CDS encoding NAD(P)/FAD-dependent oxidoreductase: MRIAVIGGGAAGLVAAGSAKGAEVVLFEHTDKIGKKIYITGKGRCNFTNVCDENEFLQNVVTNPQFLRSALARFSPEDAIRLLNENGCKTKIERGRRAFPQSDKASDVTKALTKYAQKNNVDIRLYHEIKEIKPDNNGFTVKYIGGAEAFDKVIMCTGGMSYSATGSDGSAYDFIKSMGHNITPLYPSLVALNTKEDLSAAEGLTLKNVTVSADGVKPIFGDMMITDRGVSGPIILTLSAYLSHRAHPFDIKIDFKPAMTADELDSRLVREWGLIQNKQFKNALDELFPKSIIPFIIKKSNINPTRAVNSITKEERRSLVTLIKGFGLTVISDVGFDHAVVTSGGVDVKQVNPKTMESRIVKGLYFGGEVLDVDALTGGYNFHIAMATGYAAGTSAAKSVAE; the protein is encoded by the coding sequence ATGAGAATAGCTGTTATAGGCGGTGGTGCGGCCGGACTTGTCGCGGCGGGAAGCGCAAAAGGCGCGGAAGTCGTTCTGTTCGAGCACACCGACAAAATTGGTAAAAAAATATATATAACGGGCAAGGGTAGGTGCAATTTTACCAACGTTTGCGACGAGAACGAGTTTTTGCAAAACGTAGTTACGAACCCGCAGTTCTTGCGGTCTGCGCTCGCTCGGTTTTCGCCTGAGGACGCTATTCGGCTTTTGAACGAAAACGGATGTAAAACCAAAATCGAGCGCGGCAGGCGCGCGTTCCCGCAATCGGACAAGGCAAGCGACGTTACAAAAGCTCTTACCAAGTACGCGCAAAAGAATAACGTAGATATTCGGCTGTATCACGAAATAAAAGAGATAAAACCCGATAACAACGGTTTTACGGTCAAGTATATCGGCGGCGCGGAAGCTTTCGACAAGGTCATAATGTGTACGGGCGGTATGAGCTACTCGGCGACGGGGTCTGACGGAAGCGCGTACGATTTTATAAAAAGCATGGGGCATAATATAACGCCACTTTATCCGTCGCTTGTTGCGCTGAATACCAAAGAGGACTTATCCGCCGCGGAAGGGCTTACGCTCAAAAACGTTACGGTGAGCGCCGACGGTGTTAAACCGATATTCGGCGATATGATGATAACAGATCGCGGCGTGTCCGGGCCGATCATTTTAACTTTATCTGCGTACTTGTCGCATCGTGCACATCCGTTCGATATAAAAATAGATTTTAAGCCCGCTATGACAGCGGACGAGCTTGATTCTCGGCTTGTTCGAGAATGGGGACTGATACAGAATAAACAGTTCAAGAATGCGCTGGACGAGCTGTTTCCGAAATCGATAATTCCGTTTATTATCAAAAAATCGAACATCAATCCTACGCGCGCGGTCAATTCGATCACCAAAGAGGAGCGTCGGTCGCTTGTTACGCTTATCAAGGGCTTCGGCTTGACTGTAATAAGCGACGTGGGCTTCGATCATGCGGTGGTTACGAGCGGCGGCGTTGACGTAAAACAGGTCAATCCCAAAACTATGGAGTCGCGCATTGTCAAAGGCTTATATTTCGGCGGCGAGGTGTTGGACGTTGACGCGCTTACCGGCGGATATAATTTCCATATAGCTATGGCGACGGGATATGCTGCGGGCACGAGTGCAGCCAAAAGCGTAGCGGAATAA
- a CDS encoding (d)CMP kinase: MITAESNNPVRNIYLGGARSLRPDIAKVYAIALDGPSGAGKSTVAKLVAARLKIVYLDTGALYRALGLKCLKSNVSTKDGKAVENCLKNVSVDIKYENGVQRVLLEGVDVSGEIRTPAVSMAASEASAIPFVRQKLLGIQRDIAASGSVILDGRDIGTVVLPDAEFKYFLTASAEIRAKRRFDELTEKGQAVVYEDVLKDVIERDRNDSTRAVAPLKQAYDAKEINSDGLTAEEVASLIIDEVTGDL, translated from the coding sequence ATGATAACTGCGGAGTCGAATAATCCCGTTCGTAATATTTATCTCGGCGGTGCACGCTCTCTTCGTCCCGATATAGCCAAGGTATACGCGATAGCGCTGGACGGTCCGTCAGGCGCGGGTAAGAGCACGGTTGCTAAGCTCGTTGCCGCCAGGCTTAAAATCGTATATCTCGATACGGGCGCGCTCTACCGCGCGTTGGGGCTTAAGTGTCTTAAATCAAACGTTTCGACGAAGGACGGCAAAGCGGTAGAGAACTGTCTCAAAAACGTTTCGGTCGATATTAAATACGAAAACGGCGTTCAGCGCGTTTTGCTGGAAGGCGTGGACGTTTCGGGCGAAATCCGTACGCCCGCAGTGTCCATGGCGGCGAGCGAGGCTTCGGCTATTCCGTTCGTTAGGCAAAAGCTGTTAGGTATTCAGCGCGATATCGCGGCGAGCGGTTCGGTCATTCTCGACGGCAGGGATATAGGTACAGTCGTTTTGCCCGATGCGGAGTTTAAATATTTCCTTACCGCATCCGCCGAGATTCGCGCCAAGCGCAGGTTCGACGAGCTGACTGAAAAGGGACAAGCCGTTGTGTACGAAGATGTATTAAAGGACGTGATCGAGCGCGACCGTAACGACAGCACGCGCGCAGTTGCGCCGCTTAAACAAGCGTACGACGCAAAAGAAATCAATTCCGACGGTTTGACGGCGGAAGAAGTCGCGTCACTCATTATCGACGAGGTAACGGGGGATCTATAA
- a CDS encoding 1-acyl-sn-glycerol-3-phosphate acyltransferase, whose product MNGWYKFLYVFLYPLAKLLFPCKVMDRYKYKKYDRGQIILTNHLSWMDILYVFFGLPNGLKRALSKKENKGGKFQTWLMKTIGVIFVDREKPELSSMRECINALKGGDTLVIAPEGTRNRVNRELQPLHSGAAMFALKGNARVVPYVIHHKGKLFHRNYVAVGDPVDLSDLFDKRVDEPALNEATERFRTGMQKTLDKLDNWVLEKGWKKEKKKLKAEKKQNKILSAQYKKAKKAAYAKGNCSK is encoded by the coding sequence ATGAACGGTTGGTATAAGTTCTTATACGTATTCTTGTATCCGCTTGCTAAGCTTTTGTTTCCGTGCAAGGTAATGGATAGGTACAAATACAAGAAATACGACCGCGGACAGATTATTTTAACCAATCACTTGTCGTGGATGGATATTCTTTACGTTTTCTTCGGTTTGCCGAACGGGTTGAAACGCGCGCTGTCCAAGAAAGAAAATAAGGGCGGCAAGTTCCAAACGTGGCTTATGAAAACGATCGGCGTAATTTTCGTCGACCGCGAAAAACCAGAACTGTCGTCAATGCGCGAGTGTATTAACGCGCTAAAAGGCGGCGATACGCTGGTTATCGCGCCCGAAGGTACGCGTAACAGGGTAAACCGCGAGCTTCAACCGCTTCATTCGGGTGCCGCTATGTTCGCGCTGAAAGGCAATGCGCGCGTCGTTCCTTACGTTATCCACCATAAAGGCAAGCTTTTTCATCGCAACTACGTGGCGGTAGGCGATCCCGTCGATTTGTCTGATCTTTTCGATAAGCGCGTTGATGAACCCGCGCTCAACGAAGCGACCGAACGGTTTAGAACAGGTATGCAGAAAACGCTCGACAAGCTCGATAATTGGGTGCTCGAAAAGGGCTGGAAGAAAGAAAAGAAAAAACTCAAAGCCGAGAAAAAGCAAAACAAAATACTTTCGGCACAGTACAAAAAAGCAAAGAAGGCTGCGTATGCTAAGGGTAATTGTAGCAAATAA
- a CDS encoding bifunctional 4-hydroxy-3-methylbut-2-enyl diphosphate reductase/30S ribosomal protein S1: MLRVIVANNAGFCFGVKRAVDTAIVHAGEKNCYILGDIIHNQTVVDDLKRRGIKKINGVDELPELKDGENGCVIIRSHGAAQNTYSAIKDKGYEVMDATCPFVAKIHDIVRKHYDAGYHIVIIGESKHAEVEATAGWCDNTATVIDVDSNINELSRYDKLCFVCQTTYDAKKFKEISKKIREMQVKTVEIFDTICYTTYERQSEAADLAEKCDVMLVIGDKTSSNTNKLYDLCSARNGNTYFIHSIGELKNIIFPRSGVVGIVAGASTPTESIMEVKTYMGQEFGEASNEEFIKAINNEETVTIRKGKAITGTVISASEVGIRINLGGKIDGLIEKDEVCDEGEYKPEEYPVGSEITAIITVERDAASGCVLLSKKRADRLKKSDEEVDQIRNGETFEIVIKKDIKGGLTGQLGTYRVFVPASQIRLKFVPDLKKFVGKTLRLRALDIDDINRKIVASQRVILQEEKEEKDKKAEIFWENVKPDVVVAGEVKRISSYGAFVSVDGIDCLAHIDHLSYSHITSPDEVLEIGKTYDFLVLKADREKQRVSLGYRELQPHPFDKCMEKHPVGSIVLGKVISVLPYGAFVEIEPGVEGLVHVSEAAATYVKDINEVLHKGDEVNVKVVAYDDQHRKTTLSIKQCIEDAQPTAVKTSKPAKKQVEESDVYSEKSDNNVFASLLKSVGDDAAGGEN, translated from the coding sequence ATGCTAAGGGTAATTGTAGCAAATAACGCAGGGTTTTGCTTCGGCGTTAAACGCGCGGTGGATACCGCGATAGTGCACGCCGGCGAAAAAAACTGCTATATCCTCGGCGATATCATTCATAATCAAACTGTCGTCGATGATCTTAAACGGCGCGGCATTAAAAAAATAAACGGCGTTGATGAGCTTCCCGAATTAAAGGACGGCGAAAACGGCTGTGTAATCATCCGCTCGCATGGCGCGGCGCAAAACACGTATTCGGCAATAAAAGACAAGGGTTATGAGGTAATGGACGCTACTTGTCCGTTTGTCGCCAAAATACACGATATTGTGCGTAAACATTACGACGCGGGCTATCATATAGTGATTATAGGCGAAAGTAAGCACGCCGAGGTCGAGGCTACGGCGGGCTGGTGCGACAATACCGCGACCGTTATCGATGTTGATAGCAACATAAACGAGCTTAGCCGTTATGACAAATTGTGTTTTGTTTGTCAAACCACATACGACGCGAAAAAATTTAAAGAAATTTCTAAAAAAATACGCGAAATGCAAGTTAAAACGGTTGAAATTTTCGACACGATTTGCTATACTACTTATGAGCGCCAAAGTGAAGCGGCCGATCTTGCCGAAAAGTGCGACGTAATGCTGGTAATTGGAGATAAAACAAGCTCAAACACCAACAAGCTTTACGACCTCTGCTCGGCTCGAAACGGTAATACGTATTTTATTCATTCAATCGGCGAACTCAAAAATATTATTTTTCCCCGCAGTGGCGTGGTAGGTATCGTCGCCGGGGCATCGACTCCGACCGAGTCGATTATGGAGGTAAAGACTTACATGGGTCAAGAATTTGGCGAAGCGAGCAACGAAGAGTTCATCAAAGCCATCAACAACGAAGAAACCGTAACTATCCGTAAGGGTAAAGCGATCACCGGCACAGTCATTTCGGCTAGCGAAGTCGGAATTCGTATCAACCTCGGCGGCAAGATCGACGGTTTGATCGAAAAGGACGAGGTTTGCGACGAGGGCGAGTACAAGCCCGAGGAATATCCTGTCGGTTCGGAAATCACCGCTATCATCACCGTCGAACGCGACGCTGCAAGCGGTTGCGTTTTGCTTTCCAAAAAGCGCGCCGACAGGCTTAAAAAGTCGGACGAGGAAGTCGATCAGATCCGCAACGGCGAAACGTTCGAAATTGTTATAAAAAAGGATATTAAAGGCGGACTTACCGGTCAGCTCGGCACGTATCGCGTATTCGTTCCCGCTTCTCAAATACGGCTTAAATTCGTACCCGATCTTAAAAAGTTCGTCGGAAAAACGCTTAGGCTTCGTGCGCTCGATATAGACGATATCAATCGTAAGATTGTTGCTTCTCAGCGAGTAATCCTTCAAGAAGAGAAGGAAGAAAAGGATAAAAAAGCCGAAATATTCTGGGAAAACGTTAAGCCCGACGTTGTAGTTGCGGGCGAAGTCAAGCGTATCAGCTCGTACGGCGCGTTCGTAAGCGTAGACGGTATCGACTGCTTGGCGCATATCGACCACCTTTCGTACTCGCATATCACTTCGCCGGACGAAGTGCTCGAAATCGGTAAGACCTATGACTTCTTGGTTCTTAAAGCCGACCGCGAGAAACAGCGCGTTTCGCTCGGTTACAGAGAGCTTCAACCGCACCCGTTTGATAAGTGCATGGAAAAGCATCCCGTAGGATCGATTGTTTTGGGTAAGGTTATAAGTGTTCTTCCTTACGGTGCGTTCGTAGAAATCGAGCCCGGCGTAGAGGGTCTTGTTCACGTATCCGAGGCAGCCGCTACTTACGTTAAGGACATTAACGAGGTTCTTCACAAGGGTGACGAGGTCAATGTTAAAGTCGTTGCTTATGACGATCAGCATCGCAAGACGACGCTCAGCATTAAACAGTGCATTGAGGACGCTCAGCCCACAGCCGTAAAAACCAGCAAGCCCGCCAAAAAGCAGGTCGAGGAAAGCGACGTTTACAGCGAAAAGTCCGACAACAATGTTTTTGCCAGCTTGCTTAAAAGCGTTGGCGACGACGCAGCCGGCGGCGAGAACTAA
- a CDS encoding adenylosuccinate lyase gives MKDIYENPLITRYADRKTAEIFSDDYKFKLWRKLWIALAESEKELGLNITDEQIAQMKKFADDINYDYAEKEEKIVRHDVMAHVHAFGEQAKKAKPIIHLGATSCYVTDNAELIQIYDALEVVRTKMLTVMDKLRAFAIKYKNLPVLGYTHLQPAQLTTLGKRATLWLYDLYLDYNDLKYLMSNYKLRGVKGTTGTQASFLSLFDGDGNKVKELNQKVVEKMGFKQVFAVSGQTYTRKFDYSVVSVLSQIAQSAYKFANDMRIMQSFKEVEEPFEKTQIGSSAMAYKRNPMRSERICALARFVESMPFNESVTASTQWFERTLDDSANKRLTIPQAFLALDGVLNIYINITENMVVYPNVIARRINDELPFMATEEILMECVKAGGDRQELHEAIRRHSMDSAKQVKEFGKSNDLIDRIKADKKFSAIKDSIDGILKPENFVGRAPAQVDDFLAEYIDPLFKSENYTPYEPDIRV, from the coding sequence ATGAAAGACATTTACGAAAACCCGCTTATTACGCGTTATGCCGATAGGAAAACCGCCGAAATTTTTTCGGATGATTATAAATTTAAGCTGTGGCGTAAGCTGTGGATCGCGCTTGCCGAGAGCGAGAAAGAGCTTGGGCTTAATATCACCGACGAGCAAATCGCGCAAATGAAGAAGTTTGCCGACGATATAAACTACGATTACGCCGAAAAGGAAGAAAAGATCGTCCGGCACGACGTTATGGCGCATGTCCACGCGTTCGGCGAACAAGCCAAAAAGGCTAAGCCGATAATCCACCTTGGCGCTACGAGCTGCTATGTTACCGATAACGCAGAGCTTATTCAGATTTATGACGCACTCGAAGTAGTGCGTACTAAAATGCTTACCGTTATGGACAAGCTCCGCGCGTTTGCAATCAAGTATAAGAACTTGCCCGTGCTTGGTTATACGCATCTTCAGCCCGCGCAGCTGACAACGCTCGGCAAGCGCGCTACGCTCTGGCTTTACGATCTGTATCTCGACTATAACGACCTAAAATACCTAATGAGTAATTATAAGCTTCGCGGCGTTAAAGGCACTACGGGAACACAGGCGAGCTTTCTTTCGCTGTTCGACGGCGACGGGAATAAAGTAAAAGAGTTAAACCAAAAGGTAGTCGAAAAAATGGGCTTTAAGCAGGTGTTTGCCGTCAGCGGTCAAACGTATACCCGTAAGTTCGATTACTCGGTCGTGTCCGTGCTTTCGCAAATCGCTCAGAGCGCGTATAAGTTCGCCAACGATATGCGCATAATGCAATCGTTCAAGGAGGTCGAGGAGCCGTTCGAGAAAACGCAAATCGGCTCGTCGGCAATGGCGTACAAGCGCAATCCCATGCGCAGCGAGCGCATCTGCGCACTTGCGCGTTTCGTAGAAAGTATGCCGTTTAACGAGAGCGTTACGGCTTCGACGCAATGGTTCGAGCGCACGCTCGATGACAGCGCGAATAAGCGTTTGACTATTCCGCAAGCCTTCCTTGCGCTCGACGGCGTGCTTAATATCTATATCAATATCACCGAGAATATGGTCGTTTATCCCAACGTTATCGCGCGAAGAATTAACGACGAGCTTCCCTTTATGGCTACCGAGGAAATTCTTATGGAATGCGTTAAGGCGGGCGGGGACAGGCAAGAGCTCCACGAGGCTATTCGTCGTCACTCCATGGACAGCGCCAAGCAGGTCAAAGAATTCGGCAAGAGTAACGATCTTATAGACAGGATCAAAGCGGATAAAAAGTTTTCCGCGATCAAGGACAGTATCGACGGCATACTTAAACCCGAAAACTTCGTCGGGCGTGCGCCTGCGCAGGTGGACGATTTCTTAGCCGAGTATATCGATCCGTTGTTCAAGAGCGAAAACTACACGCCGTACGAGCCCGATATAAGAGTTTAA